In one window of Eggerthella guodeyinii DNA:
- a CDS encoding very short patch repair endonuclease, giving the protein MFLGTENQPFPALVDRLARPALPAPAKLLPPPASSEAVRKSMMGNKRSNTKPELLVRQRLRAAGLTGYRLQWKVPGHPDVAWPGKKVALFVNGCFWHRCPRCKPSMPKRNVEYWVVKFERNVERDERSRAALEELGWTVHVIWECQLKKKTIDETFAELLPVLAEELGKELKDA; this is encoded by the coding sequence GTGTTCCTCGGCACTGAAAACCAGCCGTTTCCCGCATTGGTGGACCGCCTTGCGCGCCCGGCGCTGCCCGCGCCCGCCAAGCTGCTGCCGCCGCCCGCGTCGAGCGAGGCCGTGCGCAAGTCGATGATGGGCAACAAGCGCAGCAACACGAAGCCCGAGCTGCTCGTGCGCCAGCGCCTGCGCGCGGCGGGCCTGACGGGCTACCGGCTGCAGTGGAAGGTGCCCGGACATCCCGACGTGGCATGGCCCGGCAAGAAGGTGGCGCTGTTCGTGAACGGGTGCTTCTGGCACCGGTGCCCGCGGTGCAAGCCCAGCATGCCGAAGCGCAACGTGGAGTACTGGGTGGTGAAGTTCGAGCGCAACGTCGAGCGCGACGAGCGCAGCCGCGCCGCGCTCGAGGAGCTCGGCTGGACCGTCCACGTGATCTGGGAGTGTCAGCTCAAGAAAAAGACGATCGACGAAACCTTCGCCGAGCTGCTGCCCGTGCTCGCCG